Below is a window of Streptomyces sp. NBC_00223 DNA.
TGGATTCAGCGGAGAGCCGGTCGAGGCTCTCGTAGAAGTGACGGTCCGCGAGGCAGAAAACCTCGTAGCGGTTGTCCATCAATCCCCCCTTCATTGTGGCGACGGGGAGAGATTGGCATGTCGGGCGGAGCCCGGAGAAGTCACCATTGTCATCTCATGAGCATGCAGAACGCATGGTGCGGGCGGGCGGAGCGAACAACGCGCAGGCCGCCGGCGGCGCGGGCCCGCGGGAGGGGGCCGCGCCGGGGGCGTCCACTTTCCGCAACCAGGTTCACCCCGTGAGAAGCGGATATCTCTGCTGACTCTTACGACGCAGCAGCACTGATCCGCCCCACCCTCCCCGCCCGGTCCTCCTTGTGGGTGTACCCGATCAACAGACCCGCCCAATAAGGGAGTTGACTGTGCCAGAGCAATATCATCAAGGCGTTATGGGGCAATAGTGCACCTCTGCAACATTGTCTCCGAATTTTCCGGAAACGATCTGGACCCCGCGAGAGCGGAACGGCAGACTCAGAACCAGCATCAAGAAGGGACACCATGCCGCTGAGAAGCACCGCAACCGCCCGCCAGGAGCGCCTCGGTGCGGAGCTACGGAAAATGCGGGAGGCGGCGGGCATCACCGCGCGCGACACCGCGCGGCTGCTCGGCACCGACCCGGCGAAGGTCAGCCACATCGAGGCGGGCCGCCTCGGCGTGAGCGAAGAACGCTTACGGCGCCTGGCCACGTTCTACGAGTGCGGCGACACCGCGCTCATCGACGCCCTCGTCACCATGGCCAACAGCCAAGGACGCAAGGGCTGGTGGGAGCAGTACCGGGGAATCGTGCCCGCCGGCCTGCTGGACATCTCGGAGATGGAGCACCACGCGACCCGGCTGCGCACCATCCAGGTCACCCACATCCCGGGGATCTTCCAGACCGAGTCGTACACCCGCACGGTCTTCGGCTACGCCATTCCGCCGCTGCCCGAGAACGAGTTGGAGGCGCGGGTGGCCCACCGGCTCGACCGCTCGGGGATTCTGCACCGGGAGGCCGCGCCGCCGGTCGAGGCGGTGATACACGAGGCCGCGCTGCGGATGCGGTTCGGCGGGCCGAAGGTCGCCAAGGCCCAACTGGAGCACATCCAGGAACTGAGCCATCTGCCGCACGTCAGCCTGCGGGTGATCCCGTTCGCGACGGACGCCTACATGGGTTCCGGCCACGCGTCGCTCTACGCGAGCGGGCCGGTGCTCCAACTCGACACCGTCCAGATCGACTCCGCGCACGGATTCAGCCTCCTGCACGCGGCGCCGCACCTCGCCAAGTACCGCACCCTGTTCGACAACCTCACGAAGGAGGCTCTCGACCGGTCCCGGACACGTGAATTCATCCACCGCGTCGCCCGAGACCTCTGAAAGGCCGACTACCCATGACCGCGCCCCTGACCTGGCAGAAGTCCACGTACTCCAACGAAGGGGGGGACTGCCTCGAACTGGCCGCACACGGGGGCGCGGTTCTCCTCCGGGAGAGCGACAACCCCGCGATCGTCCTGACCACGACCCGCAAGGATCTGGCGCGGTTCCTTCAGTTCCTCAAGGGGGGACCCACCGCGCACGCGAGGGCCGTAGCCGCCGGACACGCCAACTCCGGCGCGTCCGGGGGCAGGCGTGCCTGACGTCACGGCGGACACGCGTCAGCCGACGTGCAGCAGCTCCCGGGTCATGTCCCGGTAGCGGGTGAGCACGACCCGCAGCTCCTCGGTGCCGGTACGGGTCCCGTTGTCCTCGTGCCAGCTCCCGCGCAGCGCCTCGCGCCGCTCCTCCAGCAGCCGGGTCAGCCGCCGGGCGGTCTCGTCCAGTACGGCGTCGGCCTCGCGCACGGCGCGGCGCGGGTCGTCCACGAAGCCGCCGACCGCGCGATCCATGCGGCGTTGCAGGCGGTCGATCTCGTCCGCGCCGGAGGGGTCCGGCGCGGCGGGGGTCTCGGGTACGGGCGGCCGCGGGGGTTCCTGCGGGATCGCCTTCGGCGTGGGCTGGGCCGGTTGGTGCTCCGGCCGGTCCGGCCTTCCGGCGGGGGCGTCCGGGGGCGCCGGCTCGGTACGCGAATCGCCCTCTGTACGGCTGCGGTTGAAGCTCATCGTCTTCGTCTCCTCGTCGGGCTCGGGTGAGTTACAGGTGCTCGCTGCGGTCCTTGCGGGTGCCTCCGGTGAGCGCGGCGAAACGGTCCGCGAGCGGGCGGCGCGTATCGCCTGTCGGCGTCGCTTCTTCTTCCGGCGTCACGTCCTCC
It encodes the following:
- a CDS encoding helix-turn-helix domain-containing protein; amino-acid sequence: MPLRSTATARQERLGAELRKMREAAGITARDTARLLGTDPAKVSHIEAGRLGVSEERLRRLATFYECGDTALIDALVTMANSQGRKGWWEQYRGIVPAGLLDISEMEHHATRLRTIQVTHIPGIFQTESYTRTVFGYAIPPLPENELEARVAHRLDRSGILHREAAPPVEAVIHEAALRMRFGGPKVAKAQLEHIQELSHLPHVSLRVIPFATDAYMGSGHASLYASGPVLQLDTVQIDSAHGFSLLHAAPHLAKYRTLFDNLTKEALDRSRTREFIHRVARDL
- a CDS encoding DUF397 domain-containing protein, translating into MTAPLTWQKSTYSNEGGDCLELAAHGGAVLLRESDNPAIVLTTTRKDLARFLQFLKGGPTAHARAVAAGHANSGASGGRRA